In a genomic window of Melitaea cinxia chromosome 2, ilMelCinx1.1, whole genome shotgun sequence:
- the LOC123662972 gene encoding uncharacterized protein LOC123662972, translating to MEDEQECNIGIVNDENVSEILSNKSYREKPLKTVSLCDKTTSALIDSGCDVCLISNDFFNELSAPINQNMNIALTGIGYAKVYSRGATTLDIVIDNHKYKNVNFYIVPKDSIPWKVILDERVKNEVQNLVTNYQPQQIKEAPIQMKIILKDDIPIRSSPRRISQTEQGEVEKQIKEWLDRGVIQQKMK from the exons ATGGAAGATGAACAGGAATGCAACATTGGCATTGTAAATGACGAAAACGTAAGcgaaattttaagtaataaatcataTCGTGAAAAACCTTTAAAAACTGTAAGTTTGTGCGATAAAACGACAAGTGCATTGATAGATTCCGGTTGTGACGTGTGCTTAATATCTAATGATTTTTTCAACGAACTGAGTGCTCCcataaatcaaaatatgaaCATTGCTTTAACTGGTATAGGTTATGCTAAAGTTTATTCCCGTGGTGCGACTACCTTGGATATAGTAATagataatcataaatataaaaatgttaatttttacattGTTCCTAAAGATTCAATTCCTTGGAAAGTTATTCTAG ATGAACGTGTAAAAAATGAAGTGCAAAATTTAGTAACCAATTACCAACCTCAACAAATCAAAGAAGCGCCTattcaaatgaaaattatattaaaagatgACATCCCCATAAGGTCAAGTCCACGTCGCATATCACAAACAGAGCAAGGTGAGGTAGAAAAGCAGATAAAAGAATGGTTAGACAGAGGAGTTATTCAA CAAAAGATGAAATAG